Proteins encoded in a region of the Diospyros lotus cultivar Yz01 chromosome 9, ASM1463336v1, whole genome shotgun sequence genome:
- the LOC127809232 gene encoding secreted RxLR effector protein 161-like, whose translation MVELSTLNTDKLEDHEDEADGGDAVELDNEQRELRNNQLARDRVRRFSASQLPTIEEELVEMKKVPYANAVGSVMYSMVRMGPDLSYALSMTSRFMENSGKAHWEAVKWVLRYFKGMPTFGLRFLKRDDEQESMAGFCDANHSGDPDKRRLLIDYIFQLFGDTINWKASL comes from the exons ATGGTGGAGTTGTCTACATTGAATACTGACAAACTGGAAGACCATGAAGATGAAGCTGATGGTGGAGATGCAGTTGAACTAGATAATGAGCAGAGAGAGCTAAGAAACAACCAGTTGGCACGTGATAGAGTAAGAAG GTTCTCAGCAAGTCAGTTACCTACTATAGAAGAAGAATTGGTTGAAATGAAGAAGGTTCCATATGCCAATGCAGTGGGGAGTGTGATGTACTCCATGGTACGCATGGGACCAGATTTGTCATATGCCTTAAGCATGACTAGCAGGTTTatggaaaattctggaaaagcACACTGGGAAGCTGTTAAATGGGTACTGAGATACTTTAAAGGTATGCCAACTTTTGGATTAAGATTCCTAAAGAGAGATGATGAACAAGAAAGCATGGCGGGATTTTGTGATGCAAATCATAGTGGGGATCCTGATAAGAGAAGGTTACTCATTGATTACATTTTTCAGTTATTTGGGGATACAATAAACTGGAAAGCTTCATTATAG
- the LOC127810641 gene encoding cysteine-rich receptor-like protein kinase 43 isoform X1, producing the protein MSNSGSFIQHLLRLFKPRRDGNKEEDLQKIAAQEQKQIPFETLVSATKNFHPNHKLGEGGFGPVYKGKLEDGREIAVKKLSQSSRQGRKEFTNEAKLLARVQHRNVVNLLGYCAHGPEKLLVYEYVANESLDKLLFKTGKQKVLDWTRRYDIIAGVARGLLYLHEDSHSVIIHRDIKASNILLDKKWVPKIADFGMARLFPEGETHVNTRVAGTNGYMAPEYVMHGHLTRKADVFSFGVVVLELISGQKNSTFNHSGGSPNLLEWAYKQFKRGKSLEIMDKTLASSADPDQVALCVQIGLLCTQSDPQERPDMNQVVVMLSKKHGTLKEPSRPGYPGSRYRRGRRPNLSSSTAGTSGDSQTFGSTSNSCSQSATATVSTPGYLLSPILDPHDMCILMLAVSSMNTKVHSLGRRAVCAF; encoded by the exons ATGTCCAACTCAGGGAGCTTCATTCAGCACCTCCTCAGGCTCTTCAAGCCCAGGAGAG ACGGAAACAAGGAAGAAGACTTGCAGAAGATTGCCGCCCAAGAACAGAAGCAAATCCCTTTCGAAACCCTGGTTTCTGCCACCAAGAATTTCCACCCTAATCACAAGCTCGGCGAAGGCGGCTTTGGCCCTGTTTACAAG GGTAAATTGGAGGATGGAAGAGAGATTGCAGTGAAGAAGCTTTCACAGAGCTCGAGACAGGGGAGGAAAGAGTTCACGAATGAGGCGAAGTTGCTGGCGCGTGTGCAGCACCGGAATGTAGTGAATTTGTTGGGTTATTGTGCACATGGTCCAGAGAAGTTGCTGGTGTATGAGTACGTGGCTAATGAGAGCCTCGACAAGCTTCTCTTCA AGACTGGTAAGCAGAAGGTGCTTGATTGGACACGGAGGTATGACATAATTGCGGGTGTTGCCCGAGGCTTACTTTATCTTCATGAAGACTCACACAGTGTGATCATCCACCGTGATATCAAGGCCAGCAATATTCTACTAGACAAGAAGTGGGTCCCAAAAATTGCTGATTTCGGCATGGCTCGTCTCTTCCCTGAAGGCGAAACGCATGTAAATACCCGTGTAGCTGGTACCAA TGGGTATATGGCTCCTGAGTACGTCATGCATGGACACCTCACCCGAAAGGCAGATGTATTCAGCTTTGGAGTTGTGGTTTTGGAATTGATTAGTGGTCAGAAGAACTCTACTTTCAACCACAGCGGGGGTTCTCCAAATCTACTGGAATGG GCATACAAGCAATTCAAGAGAGGCAAGAGCTTGGAGATCATGGATAAGACACTGGCATCGTCAGCAGACCCTGATCAGGTAGCGCTTTGCGTACAGATCGGGTTGCTGTGCACGCAATCCGATCCCCAAGAACGACCTGATATGAATCAAGTGGTGGTGATGCTGTCGAAGAAGCATGGCACCCTAAAAGAACCATCGAGGCCAGGATACCCAGGTTCTAGATACAGGAGAGGTCGGCGCCCCAATCTATCGTCCTCCACAGCTGGAACTTCCGGTGACTCCCAGACGTTTGGATCAACCTCCAATAGCTGCAGCCAGAGTGCCACGGCAACCGTCAGCACGCCGGGGTATCTTTTGAGCCCCATATTAGACCCTCATG ATATGTGCATTTTGATGCTGGCAGTATCTTCGATGAACACAAAGGTGCATTCACTAGGTAGGAGGGCAGTATGTGCATTTTGA
- the LOC127810641 gene encoding cysteine-rich receptor-like protein kinase 43 isoform X2, which produces MSNSGSFIQHLLRLFKPRRDGNKEEDLQKIAAQEQKQIPFETLVSATKNFHPNHKLGEGGFGPVYKGKLEDGREIAVKKLSQSSRQGRKEFTNEAKLLARVQHRNVVNLLGYCAHGPEKLLVYEYVANESLDKLLFKTGKQKVLDWTRRYDIIAGVARGLLYLHEDSHSVIIHRDIKASNILLDKKWVPKIADFGMARLFPEGETHVNTRVAGTNGYMAPEYVMHGHLTRKADVFSFGVVVLELISGQKNSTFNHSGGSPNLLEWAYKQFKRGKSLEIMDKTLASSADPDQVALCVQIGLLCTQSDPQERPDMNQVVVMLSKKHGTLKEPSRPGYPGSRYRRGRRPNLSSSTAGTSGDSQTFGSTSNSCSQSATATVSTPGYLLSPILDPHGKRPSED; this is translated from the exons ATGTCCAACTCAGGGAGCTTCATTCAGCACCTCCTCAGGCTCTTCAAGCCCAGGAGAG ACGGAAACAAGGAAGAAGACTTGCAGAAGATTGCCGCCCAAGAACAGAAGCAAATCCCTTTCGAAACCCTGGTTTCTGCCACCAAGAATTTCCACCCTAATCACAAGCTCGGCGAAGGCGGCTTTGGCCCTGTTTACAAG GGTAAATTGGAGGATGGAAGAGAGATTGCAGTGAAGAAGCTTTCACAGAGCTCGAGACAGGGGAGGAAAGAGTTCACGAATGAGGCGAAGTTGCTGGCGCGTGTGCAGCACCGGAATGTAGTGAATTTGTTGGGTTATTGTGCACATGGTCCAGAGAAGTTGCTGGTGTATGAGTACGTGGCTAATGAGAGCCTCGACAAGCTTCTCTTCA AGACTGGTAAGCAGAAGGTGCTTGATTGGACACGGAGGTATGACATAATTGCGGGTGTTGCCCGAGGCTTACTTTATCTTCATGAAGACTCACACAGTGTGATCATCCACCGTGATATCAAGGCCAGCAATATTCTACTAGACAAGAAGTGGGTCCCAAAAATTGCTGATTTCGGCATGGCTCGTCTCTTCCCTGAAGGCGAAACGCATGTAAATACCCGTGTAGCTGGTACCAA TGGGTATATGGCTCCTGAGTACGTCATGCATGGACACCTCACCCGAAAGGCAGATGTATTCAGCTTTGGAGTTGTGGTTTTGGAATTGATTAGTGGTCAGAAGAACTCTACTTTCAACCACAGCGGGGGTTCTCCAAATCTACTGGAATGG GCATACAAGCAATTCAAGAGAGGCAAGAGCTTGGAGATCATGGATAAGACACTGGCATCGTCAGCAGACCCTGATCAGGTAGCGCTTTGCGTACAGATCGGGTTGCTGTGCACGCAATCCGATCCCCAAGAACGACCTGATATGAATCAAGTGGTGGTGATGCTGTCGAAGAAGCATGGCACCCTAAAAGAACCATCGAGGCCAGGATACCCAGGTTCTAGATACAGGAGAGGTCGGCGCCCCAATCTATCGTCCTCCACAGCTGGAACTTCCGGTGACTCCCAGACGTTTGGATCAACCTCCAATAGCTGCAGCCAGAGTGCCACGGCAACCGTCAGCACGCCGGGGTATCTTTTGAGCCCCATATTAGACCCTCATGGTAAACGTCCAAGTGAGGATTAG
- the LOC127810411 gene encoding myosin-binding protein 2 — MAANKFATMLHRNTNKMTLILIYAVLEWVLIILLLLNSLFTYLIIKFADYFGLKAPCLWCSRVDHIFEKNKSNNFHRDLLCEVHAAEISKLGYCSGHRKLAESQDMCEDCSSSENPKNLAFFPWIKEIGMIQSEGHKENGGMCVKCSCCGVSFERKIYSPCIVIKPSWGVLDYAQKENLVAEAGEDDQLEEGDNSDRMRSDSLMDQGLHENGIEEKGSHQMSDDLGERENWAEMDVSLYLTNSGLKGDEDDKEDIVLEADEEETVKEEEEEEESNFFMEFSSSGETLGQVGTKQDASVEIIPQHLEFFVGHDGCRLIPVELIDSTTEKNGGTYRIKEEEDDDHCEKDEANLGSKPRGGPVMQTRSGLGQVEAELSAHQIREEAKFAVLESMEIEEYENSLVFHPKESDFVREVYEHVETQNTSEDVYNDQETELAQEGERDLDVAAALEEAFEAPNNETEAEVSIGTEIPDLEQTDEFGNQETIPPCTSMNENPSTSFANFIAEDDHGSKLVEEEPVKLDAISVEVREHAMNNQAPFGSDLNEIEEEKVPDTPTSIESLHSFHKKLLLLERKESGTEDSLDGSVISEFEGGEGVVTAERLKSILRAERKALHALYAELEEERSANAVAANQTMAMINRLQEEKAAMQMEALQYQRMMEEQSEYDQEALQLLNELMVKREKEKQEVEKELEVYRKKVLEYEAKEKMRMLRKSKDCGNRSESSSPSSSNSGDSDGLSIDLNQEAKEVDSSDEENGNHNTPVEAVINLEESLVNFEEERLSILEQLKVLEEKLFTLSDEEETHFDIEPIDHFYEENGKYFNGNSDNGSHEVNGVANGFHKEMNGKHHQEGRIMGAKGRRLLPLFDAISAENEDVVENGHENGFDSDISRTSAIKRIELENKKHDVEEEVDHLYERLEALEADREFLKHCISSLNKGDKGTGLLQEILQHLRDLRNVELRVRNLSDGALV; from the exons ATGGCTGCCAACAAGTTCGCCACGATGCTGCACAGGAACACCAACAAGATGACTCTAATTCTAATCTACGCAGTGCTGGAATGGGTTCTGATCATTCTGCTCCTTCTCAATTCCCTTTTTACTTATTTGATCATCAAATTTGCAGACTACTTTGGCCTGAAAGCGCCCTGCCTTTGGTGCTCTCGCGTTGATCACATCTTCGAGAAGAACAAGAGCAACAACTTTCACAGAGATCTTCTCTGTGAAGTCCACGCCGCAGAGATCTCCAAGCTGGGCTACTGCTCCGGCCATCGGAAGTTGGCTGAATCGCAGGATATGTGCGAGGATTGCTCATCCTCTGAAAATCCGAAGAATTTGGCTTTCTTTCCGTGGATTAAAGAGATTGGAATGATCCAGAGTGAAGGACATAAGGAGAATGGTGGGATGTGTGTGAAGTGTTCTTGTTGTGGCGTGAGCTTTGAGAGGAAAATCTACTCTCCCTGTATAGTGATCAAGCCTTCTTGGGGCGTTTTGGACTATGCCCAGAAAGAGAATTTGGTTGCAGAGGCAGGAGAGGATGATCAGCTCGAAGAAGGCGATAATTCGGATCGAATGAGGTCAGATTCCCTGATGGATCAGGGCCTGCATGAAAATGGGATTGAGGAAAAGGGGTCGCACCAGATGTCTGACGATTTGGGTGAAAGAGAAAACTGGGCAGAAATGGATGTCTCTCTTTATCTTACCAACTCTGGATTGAAGGGCGATGAAGATGACAAGGAAGATATTGTTTTGGAGGCTGATGAAGAAGAAACAgtaaaggaggaggaggaggaggaggagtcaaACTTCTTCATGGAATTTTCATCTTCTGGTGAGACGTTGGGGCAAGTGGGTACCAAACAAGATGCATCTGTTGAGATCATCCCTCAGCATCTGGAGTTCTTTGTTGGTCATGATGGCTGCAGGTTGATTCCAGTCGAATTGATCGATTCAACTACCGAGAAAAATGGGGGTACGTACAGAAttaaggaggaagaagatgatgatcatTGTGAAAAAGATGAAGCAAATTTGGGTTCCAAACCTCGCGGCGGACCGGTGATGCAGACAAGGTCCGGTTTGGGGCAGGTAGAGGCAGAGCTCTCTGCCCATCAAATTAGGGAAGAAGCCAAATTTGCTGTTCTTGAATCCATGGAAATAGAAGAGTATGAAAACTCTCTTGTATTCCATCCGAAGGAATCTGATTTTGTGAGGGAAGTTTATGAACATGTTGAGACCCAAAATACATCTGAAGATGTGTACAATGATCAAGAAACAGAGTTAGCACAAGAGGGAGAAAGGGATTTGGATGTCGCTGCAG CCTTAGAAGAAGCATTTGAAGCACCAAACAATGAAACTGAAGCAGAAGTATCGATAGGAACTGAGATTCCTGATCTGGAGCAAACAGATGAGTTTGGAAACCAAGAAACTATTCCTCCGTGTACAAGCATGAATGAAAATCCTTCCACCAGTTTTGCTAACTTTATTGCCGAAGACGATCACG GTTCCAAGCTAGTTGAGGAAGAGCCGGTAAAATTAGACGCCATATCAGTTGAGGTGAGAGAGCATGCGATGAACAATCAAGCTCCATTTGGCTCAGACCTTAATGAGATCGAGGAGGAGAAAGTTCCTGATACGCCCACTTCTATAGAAAGTCTTCACAGTTTCCACAAGAAATTGCTATTACTTGAGAGAAAAGAGTCGGGTACTGAAGATTCCTTGGATGGAAGTGTTATAAGCGAGTTTGAAGGTGGTGAGGGAGTTGTGACTGCTGAACGGTTAAAATCAATATTAAGAGCTGAACGAAAGGCTTTACATGCTTTATATGCTGAACTGGAAGAAGAGAGAAGTGCTAATGCAGTAGCAGCCAACCAGACTATGGCAATGATAAATAGGCTCCAAGAAGAGAAGGCTGCAATGCAGATGGAAGCTCTTCAGTACCAAAGGATGATGGAAGAACAATCTGAGTATGACCAAGAAGCTTTACAGCTTTTGAATGAGCTCATGGTAAAGAGGGAGAAGGAAAAGCAAGAGGTAGAGAAGGAGTTGGAAGTGTATCGGAAGAAGGTGTTGGAGTATGAAGCCAAAGAAAAGATGAGAATGCTAAGAAAAAGTAAAGATTGTGGTAATAGAAGTGAAAGTTCATCTCCTTCTTCTAGTAATTCTGGGGATAGTGATGGATTGTCGATTGATCTAaatcaagaagcaaaagaagtAGATAGCTCGGATGAAGAAAATGGCAACCATAATACCCCTGTTGAAGCAGTTATAAATTTGGAGGAATCGTTGGTCAATTTTGAGGAAGAAAGGTTATCCATTCTAGAGCAGCTCAAGGTATTGGAAGAGAAGCTTTTTACATTGTCTGATGAAGAGGAAACACATTTTGACATAGAGCCTATTGATCATTTCTATGAAGAGAATGGCAAATATTTCAATGGTAATTCAGATAATGGCAGCCATGAAGTAAATGGGGTTGCAAATGGTTTTCACAAGGAAATGAATGGGAAGCATCATCAAGAGGGAAGAATCATGGGTGCAAAAGGAAGGAGACTCCTTCCCCTCTTCGATGCCATTAGTGCAGAGAATGAAGACGTGGTAGAGAATGGacatgaaaatggttttgattCCGACATTTCACGAACTTCTGCTATCAAAAGAATTGAGTTGGAAAACAAGAAGCATGATGTTGAGGAGGAGGTTGATCATCTCTATGAGAGGCTAGAGGCACTTGAGGCAGACCGAGAGTTCCTTAAGCATTGCATTAGCTCCTTGAACAAAGGAGACAAGGGAACGGGGCTTCTTCAAGAGATCTTGCAACACCTGCGCGATTTGAGGAATGTGGAACTCCGAGTGAGGAATTTAAGCGACGGTGCTCTAGTGTGA